The genomic DNA TCCTGCCGGATGGCGATCAGCGGCAACAGCGCGACGAACGCAGCGGTCCTGGCGGTCATGATGCCGCCGAATCTACCACCGAACGAGGAGCCGATCGACGCTATGCGCGAGCCAGGTCCGCCCGCGCCTGACCGGCGGATTACACCATCTATCTTCGCCGCAGGATCGGATACGTCGTCGTGTCCTTCAACTGATCGTCGAGATAGTTCCACACGACGAGCCCATCGTCGGAGGCCGGTTCGAGCAGGTAGAACGCGAGCCGGCCGAGCGGCTGCGCGGTCGTCACCTCGACGTACTTCGCGCCCGCCTTGACGTCAGGCTTGGCGCCCCACGATCCCTCGACCCGGCGCATCGCGTGCCCTTCGAAGTTCTGGCCGGCAGTGTTGTTCGCGATCGTGAACGCCTCGACGCCGGACGGCGGCTGCGCGTCGCGCATCCGGATGCCCTGCCGCGTCAACAGCTCGATCGCCTTCCTCGCGTCGGCGGGCACGTAGTAGGCCAACGGCACCGTCTCGGTCGTCGCCGGCTCGAACCACATCATATCGACCATCTTCTCGGGATGGACGACGTCCTTGCGGCGGCACATCACCGCCTGGTTGAGCGGATTGATCGCGGGCTCGACCTCGCCCATCAACACGTCAACCAGGCCGCCGCGCTTCATCTTCGCGCTCGTCGAAAGGGTGGCGCCGGCGATTTTCTCCGTGTCGGCGTCCTCGACGGCCTTCTTCAGCCTGGCGGCGTTGGCGCTGGCAAAGTCGAGAGAGGCGTCGAGAAAATCGTTCGTCGCCTTGATCCGGTCTTCGAATGTGGCGTAGGCGTAGGCTTCGCTGAGCAGCGCGAAGCGGTTGCGCAGCCCGACGTAATTGTTGTGGAAACGCGGCACGTCCTCGAACGTCCGCCACTCGCGGGTGACTCCTTCCGGCGGCGGCATGATGGTGCACGCGGCCCCCTGGCCACGGCCGCCGCCGCGCTGCCCGCCCGGAGCTGAAGGCGGCGGCTGTCCTGGCACGGCCGGCTGCGGAGACTGCGCCGGCGGACCGCCGAAACCGCGCCCGCCGGGCGTCGACACGTTGCCGTAGTAGAACGAATCCCACCCGTGCCGCGTCTTCATGTCGCTGGTGACGAAGGGAAACCATTCGTCCGTCATGATCTTCATGATCGCGGCCGGCGTGTCAGGATTGAGCGGCGGCGAGTAGGTCAGGTAGTAGCCGTGGTAGGACCCGTCGGAGGTGTGCAGGTCGTAGCTGACGTGCGGATCGTAGTCGTTCATCAGACCTACGAACGCCCTCGCCTCCGGCGTGTCGAGCTTCATGTAGTCGCGGTTGATGTTGAGGTTCTGCGCGTTGGCGCGCGTTCCCATCCCGTTGATCGGGCCGTTCTGGCGCTGCCGGTTGTTGAGCGCGAACTTCTCGTTGCCGTCGGCGTTGTAAATGGGGGAGATCAGGAACACCATCGAGCGCAGCCAGTCGTCGTGCCGGTGCTGCGCGAATTCGCGTAGCAGCACCTGCGCCGATTCCTTGCCTTCCACTTCGCCGGCGTGCACGTTGGCCTGGATGTGGACGCGCAGCTTGCCGCTCGCCTTGACCGCGGCCGGGCTGGCATCCTTCAGTCCCGTCCCCACTACTGCCAGCGGCAGCGCGCGCCCCTCCGTGGTGGTGCCGTAGGTCGTATAGAACACGATCGGCGACGCCTCGTCGACGGCCTTCATGAATTTGACGACGTCTTCGTAGGTGGACGTCGACTTGAATCCACTCGACTCGGCGGTGGTCCTGAGATCCGCCAGCCCAGTCTGCTGCGCGCGCCCCACGGCCACGGCCAGCACACACGCCGCCACACACGCAACACCACGACGCATCCGGTCACCCTCCGCGGCCATCCTACGCCACCCGCGGCGCGCTACTGGTGGCACTGCGGTCCGGCGTGTCGCAACCAACCTCTACACGTAGTGCCCGATCGCCATCAGCACGATCGCGACGATTTGCAGGGTGATGACGATTCGCGACCCGGTCGCGGCGCGCGCGCGCGCCGCCGCCATCTGCGCGCCCAGCGCGGCCCGCTCTGCCTCCGCCGCCGACGACAGCCGCGCCGCCAACTCTCCCATCTTCTTTGCGTTCTTCGCGACCACGACGCCGCCGACGACGAGCGCCAGGATTCCAGCCAGGCCGCCGGTGCCGAAGGTCATCGCGGCGCGCGACCCGCTCAGCGCGGGATCGAAGCCGCCAGTGAAACGGTAAAAGAGATAGATGCCGGTCAGCACCGCCGTTCCCCCCATCGAGGCCATGAACGCCGGCAGC from Vicinamibacterales bacterium includes the following:
- a CDS encoding M14 family zinc carboxypeptidase, translated to MRRGVACVAACVLAVAVGRAQQTGLADLRTTAESSGFKSTSTYEDVVKFMKAVDEASPIVFYTTYGTTTEGRALPLAVVGTGLKDASPAAVKASGKLRVHIQANVHAGEVEGKESAQVLLREFAQHRHDDWLRSMVFLISPIYNADGNEKFALNNRQRQNGPINGMGTRANAQNLNINRDYMKLDTPEARAFVGLMNDYDPHVSYDLHTSDGSYHGYYLTYSPPLNPDTPAAIMKIMTDEWFPFVTSDMKTRHGWDSFYYGNVSTPGGRGFGGPPAQSPQPAVPGQPPPSAPGGQRGGGRGQGAACTIMPPPEGVTREWRTFEDVPRFHNNYVGLRNRFALLSEAYAYATFEDRIKATNDFLDASLDFASANAARLKKAVEDADTEKIAGATLSTSAKMKRGGLVDVLMGEVEPAINPLNQAVMCRRKDVVHPEKMVDMMWFEPATTETVPLAYYVPADARKAIELLTRQGIRMRDAQPPSGVEAFTIANNTAGQNFEGHAMRRVEGSWGAKPDVKAGAKYVEVTTAQPLGRLAFYLLEPASDDGLVVWNYLDDQLKDTTTYPILRRR